A single genomic interval of Megalobrama amblycephala isolate DHTTF-2021 linkage group LG15, ASM1881202v1, whole genome shotgun sequence harbors:
- the LOC125247748 gene encoding general transcription factor II-I repeat domain-containing protein 2A-like — protein sequence MSFPCTELLLFNYAKVNSIFHSMAPLKGKIHGQQNLFAKYMTVQESSLKASYAVSLVKKTLSEGEIVKQCAIEMAKAFGDEKMAKNFESVSLSRRTVTRRISDIQCQVQEKLKHEMKNCKYFSITLDESTDVTDVSQLLIFARMITENFDVQEELLKMVSLHDTTKGEDIFKVVDNVVNEHGGFTKLSAVVTDGAPAMQGTKSGFAGLLQNSGFNRPVLHCIIHQEALCAKILDFSHVMNVVTKVTNLIQGGNRALNHRKFTAFLDEVSAAYGDLLIHTDIRWMSCGKCLERFFVLRTKIQVFLEDNIKSDTSAYCSKLRDPEFLCDMAFLTDITAHMNNLNTQLQGWSQTVSDVYVHMNGFQRKLNLFHYGFSSDSVNLTHFPACEEMHKDAPECEMFFAKYRKENESLQEQFKIRFQDFHVTQPRIDLFTDPLNAALSEQPGEMQLELCELRAMRGGLNFGNCYLSPVFPSLEILDS from the exons atgtcatttccttgtactgaactcttgttattcaactatgccaaagtaaattcaattttccattcgatggcacctttaaagggtaaAATACATGGACAGCAAAACCTTTTTGCCAAATACATGACGGTGCAAGAATCATCACTGAAAGCATCTTATGCCGTTTCACTTGTGAAAAAGACGTTATCAGAGGGTGAAATTGTAAAGCAGTGTGCAATTGAAATGGCTAAAGCATTTGGAGATGAGAAAATGGCCAAGAATTTTGAATCTGTATCTTTGTCCCGCCGAACAGTGACACGTCGAATATCTGACATTCAATGTCAAGTCCAAGAAAAGctaaaacatgaaatgaaaaattgcAAATACTTTTCTATCACGCTGGATGAAAGCACAGATGTGACTGATGTCAGTCAGCTCCTGATCTTTGCAAGAATGATCACAGAGAACTTTGATGTTCAAGAGGAGCTGTTAAAGATGGTTTCATTACATGACACCACTAAGGGTGaggatatttttaaagttgTGGATAATGTGGTGAATGAGCACGGAGGCTTTACTAAACTGTCTGCTGTTGTTACTGATGGAGCACCAGCAATGCAAGGAACAAAATCTGGATTCGCTGGGCTTCTTCAAAACAGTGGATTTAACCGTCCAGTACTGCACTGCATAATACATCAG GAGGCCTTGTGTGCAAAGATTCTGGACTTCAGCCATGTCATGAATGTAGTGACGAAAGTCACTAATCTTATTCAAGGTGGAAATAGGGCGCTTAATCACAGGAAGTTTACTGCCTTTTTGGATGAAGTCAGTGCTGCTTATGGAGATTTACTGATACACACTGACATCAGATGGATGAGCTGTGGGAAGTGTCTGGAAAGATTCTTTGTGCTGCGAACCAAAATCCAAGTGTTTCTGGAGGACAATATTAAGTCAGACACAAGTGCTTACTGCAGCAAACTACGGGATCCGGAATTTCTGTGCGATATGGCCTTCCTCACAGATATAACTGCGCATATGAATAATCTGAACACACAGTTACAAGGTTGGTCTCAGACTGTTTCAGACGTCTATGTCCATATGAATGGTTTTCAACGTAAACTTAATCTTTTTCACTACGGCTTTTCATCCGATTCTGTAAATTTGACACACTTCCCTGCCTGCGAGGAGATGCACAAAGATGCTCCCGAATGCGAGATGTTTTTTGCCAAGTACAGAAAAGAAAACGAAAGTCTACAAGAGCAATTCAAAATTCGCTTCCAGGACTTTCACGTCACGCAGCCTCGCATAGACCTCTTCACAGACCCTCTGAATGCGGCTCTCAGTGAGCAGCCTGGAGAGATGCAGCTAGAACTCTGCGAACTTCGTGCAATGAGAGGGGGCTTGAATTTTGGAAACTGCTACCTCAGTCCTGTTTTCCCCTCCCTAGAGATTTTGGACTCTTGA
- the ubl7a gene encoding ubiquitin-like protein 7a: MALSEWRLSLKLVDQPSLPKSVLQFPETEPGDVPPGEYRVSTLKQLVSAQIPDAIPDPELIELVYCGRKLKDDLTLESYGIQSGSTVHILRKSWPEPVIHPEPVDKVAAAREFRVLQAALHTSTAYRDSVFKMLNNKESLDQIIVATPGLSSDPVALGVLQDKDLFIQFTDPSMLDTLANSHPALVNAIILVLHSVAGSVPPQQSASSSRNVSSSSYSDMPGGFLFEGMSDDEEDFQSVNRGGPSTLASGFAGMRPATLGYNGAVGPRPITQSELATALALASTPESSAVTPTTGNQGPSSGVSPIPAGTPITNDLFNQALQQALQVSSMSSLHNQWQSQLQQLRDMGIRDEELILRALQATGGDIQAALELIFAGGAP; the protein is encoded by the exons ATGGCGTTATCAGAGTGGCGTCTGTCTTTAAAGCTGGTGGATCAACCATCTCTTCCCAAGTCAGTGCTGCAGTTTCCAGAGACTGAACCTGGAGATGTTCCTCCCGGCGAGTATCGAGTTTCCACTCTCAAGCAGTTGGTGTCGGCACAGATCCCAGATGCCATACCAGATCCTGAGCTCATAg AATTAGTGTACTGTGGTAGAAAGTTAAAGGATGACTTGACTCTGGAGTCCTATGGGATTCAGTCTGGATCCACTGTGCACATCCTGAGAAAGTCATGGCCAGAACCCGTGATCCATCCCG AGCCAGTGGACAAGGTTGCAGCAGCGAGGGAGTTTCGAGTCTTGCAAGCAGCTCTTCACACCAGCACTGCTTACAGAGATTCG GTGTTTAAGATGCTAAACAACAAGGAATCCCTCGACCAGATCATCGTGGCAACACCTGGGCTGAGCAGCGATCCTGTGGCTCTAG GAGTTCTTCAAGACAAAGACCTCTTCATACAATTCACAGACCCAAGCATGCTTGACAC ATTGGCCAATTCCCACCCGGCACTGGTAAATGCCATCATCCTGGTGTTGCACTCGGTGGCTGGCAGCGTGCCGCCCCAGCAGAGTGCCAGCTCCTCCAGAAATGTATCTTCAAGCTCTTACAGTGACATGCCAG GAGGTTTCCTCTTTGAAGGCATGTCTGATGATGAAGAAGATTTCCAGTCG GTGAATCGTGGTGGGCCGTCCACACTTGCTAGCGGTTTTGCCGGCATGAGGCCAGCTACGCTCGGTTACAACGGAGCCGTGGGCCCCAGACCCATCACTCAAAGTGAGCTGGCCACAGCTTTAGCCCTCGCCAGCACCCCCGAGAGCAGTGCTGTTACACCAACTACAGGAAACCAG GGTCCCTCTTCAGGAGTGTCCCCTATCCCTGCAGGCACTCCTATAACCAACGACTTGTTTAACCAGGCACTGCAGCAGGCCCTGCAGGTCTCCAGCATGTCCAGCTTACAT AATCAGTGGCAGTCGCAGCTCCAGCAGCTGCGGGACATGGGCATCCGTGATGAGGAGCTCATCCTGAGAGCCCTGCAGGCCACGGGCGGAGACATCCAAGCTGCCCTGGAGCTCATATTCGCTGGAGGCGCACCATGA
- the acot19 gene encoding acyl-CoA thioesterase 19 produces the protein MANTESGPLLSVHPSSCLVDEKIEVEVKHLPADSKITLHALIHSDDGDDWEAFGHYNSDSSGTVKVSRDKSLGGTFEGVEDMGLLWSMRPVPESKPGRRFRKNNVQTPVKVVFSVHEGHLDKGFKHRTPLTSATAERWYLTPDVQRVEVAERGIKGTLFIPPGSGPFPAVLDLWGGQGGRVEYRSALLASHGYVSLALEYIGILNAAGELQHVDNTYFETAFTLLKKHPKVCPDKVAVMGMSFGVSVTLGLTAYSEIVEPKCVVCVSGSHIMPLKGSLADVYAALQQNVDKIRYDEKMRIIWRDLLLPIPVDPSKKVKMDEIKCPVLLIAGEDDQNWPASESAADMKKMMENAGNSHLLTVLSYPGTGHLIEPPYTPHVRFSDFKLLEAKTKVVVLWGGETVPHSRAQEESWQKTLAFLEEHL, from the exons ATGGCCAACACAGAGTCGGGTCCTTTACTTTCTGTTCATCCTTCAAGTTGCTTGGTTGATGAAAAAATCGAGGTAGAAGTTAAGCACTTACCTGCCGATTCCAAAATCACTCTTCACGCGCTGATTCACTCTGACGATGGAGACGATTGGGAAGCGTTCGGCCATTACAACAGTGACTCTTCAGGGACAGTTAAAG TTTCCAGAGATAAAAGTCTTGGTGGGACATTTGAGGGAGTTGAAGACATGGGTCTGCTGTGGAGCATGAGACCTGTTCCTGAAAGTAAACCAGGTCGCCG ATTTCGGAAGAACAATGTCCAGACACCAGTTAAAGTGGTGTTTTCCGTGCATGAAGGACACCTTGATAAGGGCTTCAAGCATCGCACACCCCTCACATCAGCTACTGCTGAACGCTGGTATTTGACCCCTGATGTCCAAAGGGTTGAAGTCGCGGAGCGTGGGATAAAGGGGACACTCTTCATTCCTCCAG GTTCTGGACCCTTTCCTGCCGTGCTGGACCTTTGGGGAGGGCAAGGGGGTCGTGTTGAGTATCGTTCAGCGCTCCTGGCTTCCCACGGCTATGTCTCACTGGCCCTGGAATACATTGGGATCCTGAATGCTGCAGGAGAACTTCAGCATGTGGACAACACCTACTTTGAG ACTGCCTTCACGTTGCTAAAAAAACACCCCAAAGTTTGTCCTGACAAAGTGGCAGTGATGGGGATGTCATTTGGGGTCTCTGTAACGCTGGGTTTGACGGCATACTCAGAAATTGTAGAG CCCAAGTGTGTGGTTTGTGTGAGTGGGAGTCATATAATGCCGCTTAAAGGATCTTTGGCGGATGTCTATGCAGCACTGCAACA GAACGTAGACAAAATCCGCTATGATGAAAAGATGAGAATAATTTGGCGGGATCTGTTGTTGCCAATACCAGTTGACCCTTCCAAGAAAGTTAAG ATGGACGAAATCAAGTGTCCTGTTTTATTAATCGCTGGTGAGGATGATCAAAACTGGCCAGCATCAGAATCTGCAGCAGAT ATGAAGAAGATGATGGAGAATGCTGGGAACAGTCATCTCCTAACTGTTCTCTCGTACCCTGGAACGGGTCat CTTATTGAACCGCCCTACACCCCTCACGTCCGATTCAGTGACTTCAAGTTACTGGAGGCAAAGACCAAAG TGGTGGTGCTTTGGGGAGGAGAGACGGTGCCTCACAGTCGAGCTCAGGAGGAGTCCTGGCAGAAAACTCTGGCTTTTCTAGAGGAGCATCTCTGA